A single genomic interval of Lacrimispora sphenoides JCM 1415 harbors:
- a CDS encoding DUF5717 family protein, protein MRERINRLAKGIIDSEIPKIKVTPWEIDDVVRSGGATRRELVVTSENNLHIKGLAYSSNFRVRLISGAFGGTYNHLVYEINSSYLEDGDVIKGSFYLVTNGGEREVPYSFCVELSTSGKALSDLKTAEDFADTAKKDMDTALRLFEYRDFVTAPFMQDLHVRAIYDGLKGRPDRRKELEEFLTALKVKEPVRLWTETEERRFGELEEVVTDWVIIKRSDWGYVNLEVTTDCDFIELPKKSVGEQDFEEEECRVPFLVHPERMHQGENSGRILITGVEDRFAIPVTAVNNPGGGVSAENAFAKEALSRFLRLRLEEEYGQKDINNLYDEMEKALDEIELMKGETSLLKLLRAEIFLGQGNPSKAALLLDECRDDVLKVRQEKRELYCYYQYLRLKVQPDEYQKESLIRLMKKYLEEDRRLFWLFLLLMKLDDKLFENLPALLAMMKKQFQMGVRSPFFYVWGCKVLNSSPEIIRAMGSMELQILYHCAGKGIVDQKLAVAVSRLTLTAKHFNRLQYRMLVKLYEEHPIKEVLEAICALLIKGECRMAEAFSWYEKGVKAGISLTRLYEYYLYALPGNYCYLLPKEVLLYFSYGGNELDLHSRAILYKNVLVYLEPTDPLYQAYERTIEKFATEQLFESRIDKQLAGIYERMILKDVIDLPMAKVLPSILRSYRVECSNKKMKYVIVCYEEMTEEDAFLLDDGVSYVPLFSEHSILLFQDAFGNRYANIPYEKEPVMDRPELEERCFELYPEHSMLRLRACERILADGASDIEEVKILEGTLEDKNLRPLYQKLLLSKVIEFYGRQASDGLEGDEGAGYLVKLDKKVLSKEERINVCDTLIHNNHMEEAFLMIREFGSEGTRTERLYELCTKMILKNLFDEDPLLLHLAYDVFKEGKSDGVILDYLCEHFNGLTSHMYQVLMKGVSEHVETYDLEERLTAQMMFSGCSSKLDKVFGLYRSRKETGDMIVKAYFIIKCSEYFMEDKEPEEKVFAYLEGTVKAASVKGRLPTIYLLAITKYYSKLSALDEEQQKLCQTTVSFLLEEGLVFPYFKDLSNYIPMPEDIMDKAMIQYCGDRDSKVELQVRILPDEEEFHSEDISRMYQGVFVKQKILFEGEIMEYRVRELIEEAWVLKKEGSVSCDTGVSRKASDSKFACLNDMSLSLSLKDENGLKNRMQEYLKKNAAAEELFPLM, encoded by the coding sequence CTGAGTGATTTAAAGACAGCAGAGGATTTTGCAGATACGGCTAAAAAAGATATGGATACGGCTCTTCGTTTGTTTGAGTACCGGGATTTTGTCACGGCTCCCTTTATGCAGGACCTTCATGTAAGGGCAATCTACGATGGCTTGAAGGGGAGACCTGACAGAAGAAAGGAACTGGAAGAGTTTCTGACCGCTTTAAAGGTAAAAGAGCCGGTCCGGTTATGGACGGAAACCGAGGAGCGGAGATTTGGAGAACTGGAAGAAGTTGTAACGGACTGGGTGATTATAAAGCGCAGCGACTGGGGCTATGTGAACCTGGAAGTTACAACGGACTGTGATTTTATAGAGCTGCCAAAGAAAAGCGTTGGGGAGCAGGACTTTGAGGAAGAGGAATGCAGAGTCCCCTTTTTGGTCCATCCGGAACGCATGCACCAGGGAGAGAATTCCGGAAGGATTCTCATAACTGGAGTTGAAGACCGTTTTGCCATCCCCGTTACGGCGGTCAATAACCCTGGAGGAGGGGTATCCGCAGAAAATGCATTTGCAAAAGAAGCTTTGAGCCGGTTTTTACGGCTCCGCCTGGAAGAAGAGTACGGGCAGAAGGATATAAATAATCTATATGATGAGATGGAAAAGGCTCTTGATGAGATTGAACTGATGAAAGGTGAAACCAGCCTCCTTAAGCTGCTTCGGGCTGAGATATTCCTTGGCCAGGGAAATCCTTCCAAAGCGGCGTTGCTTCTTGACGAATGCCGGGATGATGTCCTTAAGGTGCGTCAGGAAAAAAGGGAGCTATACTGCTATTACCAGTACCTGCGTTTAAAGGTGCAGCCGGACGAATACCAGAAGGAATCCCTGATCCGTCTCATGAAAAAATATCTGGAAGAAGACAGAAGGCTCTTCTGGCTTTTTTTGCTGCTTATGAAGCTGGATGACAAGCTGTTTGAGAATCTGCCTGCATTGTTAGCCATGATGAAGAAGCAGTTTCAAATGGGGGTCAGAAGCCCGTTTTTCTACGTATGGGGCTGCAAAGTGCTGAACAGTTCACCGGAGATCATAAGGGCCATGGGTTCCATGGAACTCCAGATCCTTTATCATTGCGCCGGAAAAGGAATCGTAGATCAAAAGCTGGCTGTAGCCGTATCCAGGCTTACCTTAACGGCAAAGCATTTTAACCGGCTGCAGTACCGGATGTTAGTTAAGCTTTATGAGGAGCACCCTATAAAAGAGGTGCTTGAGGCGATCTGTGCCTTGTTAATCAAAGGGGAATGCCGCATGGCGGAAGCCTTTTCCTGGTACGAAAAAGGGGTAAAGGCAGGGATCAGCCTGACGCGGCTGTATGAATATTATTTGTATGCTCTGCCGGGGAATTACTGCTATCTCCTCCCAAAGGAAGTGCTTCTTTATTTTTCCTACGGAGGAAATGAACTGGATCTCCATAGCAGGGCGATCCTTTATAAAAATGTTCTGGTTTATCTGGAACCAACTGACCCTCTGTATCAGGCCTATGAGCGGACGATCGAGAAATTTGCTACGGAGCAGCTGTTTGAATCACGGATTGACAAGCAGCTGGCCGGAATTTATGAGCGGATGATATTAAAGGATGTGATCGATCTTCCTATGGCAAAGGTGCTGCCCTCCATACTCCGGTCCTACCGGGTGGAATGCAGCAATAAAAAGATGAAGTATGTCATTGTGTGCTATGAGGAAATGACAGAGGAGGATGCATTCCTTCTCGATGATGGTGTCTCCTATGTACCCTTGTTTTCAGAGCACAGCATATTGCTTTTCCAGGATGCCTTTGGCAACCGGTATGCCAACATTCCCTATGAGAAAGAACCTGTTATGGACCGCCCGGAACTGGAAGAACGCTGCTTTGAACTTTATCCGGAGCATTCCATGCTCCGGCTCCGGGCATGTGAACGGATTCTTGCGGACGGGGCCTCAGATATAGAAGAGGTGAAGATTCTGGAAGGCACGCTGGAGGATAAAAACCTGCGGCCTCTTTATCAGAAGCTTCTCCTTTCCAAAGTCATCGAGTTTTACGGCAGACAGGCCTCTGACGGTCTGGAAGGAGATGAAGGAGCCGGATATCTGGTTAAGCTGGATAAAAAGGTCCTTTCCAAGGAAGAGCGGATAAACGTCTGTGATACGCTCATCCATAACAATCACATGGAAGAGGCGTTCTTAATGATCCGGGAATTCGGTAGCGAAGGAACCAGGACGGAGCGGCTTTACGAATTGTGTACGAAAATGATACTTAAGAACTTATTTGACGAGGATCCTTTGCTTTTACATCTGGCATATGATGTTTTTAAGGAAGGAAAAAGTGACGGAGTGATCCTTGACTACCTGTGCGAGCATTTTAACGGGTTGACGAGCCATATGTATCAGGTGCTTATGAAGGGCGTTTCCGAGCATGTGGAAACATATGATCTGGAAGAACGCCTGACGGCTCAGATGATGTTTTCCGGATGCAGCTCTAAACTTGACAAGGTGTTTGGCCTTTACAGGAGCCGCAAGGAAACCGGTGATATGATCGTGAAGGCTTATTTTATCATAAAATGTTCAGAGTACTTTATGGAGGATAAGGAGCCGGAGGAAAAGGTTTTCGCTTATCTGGAAGGAACGGTTAAGGCAGCATCTGTAAAAGGCCGTCTTCCCACCATTTATTTGCTGGCCATAACTAAGTATTATTCGAAACTTTCTGCGCTTGATGAAGAGCAGCAGAAGCTGTGCCAGACTACGGTTTCCTTCCTGTTAGAAGAAGGTCTTGTGTTCCCGTATTTTAAGGATCTGTCAAACTATATTCCCATGCCGGAAGATATTATGGATAAAGCCATGATCCAGTACTGTGGGGACCGGGATTCCAAGGTGGAATTGCAGGTCAGAATTCTTCCGGATGAAGAAGAGTTTCACAGTGAGGATATTTCCCGGATGTACCAGGGAGTTTTCGTCAAGCAGAAAATATTGTTTGAAGGCGAGATCATGGAATACCGGGTGAGAGAGCTGATTGAGGAAGCGTGGGTTCTAAAAAAAGAAGGCAGTGTAAGCTGTGATACCGGAGTCTCCCGAAAGGCTTCGGACAGCAAGTTTGCCTGTTTAAATGATATGAGTCTGTCCTTAAGCTTAAAGGATGAAAACGGGCTCAAAAATCGGATGCAGGAGTATTTAAAAAAGAATGCTGCTGCAGAAGAATTATTTCCACTGATGTAA